A single window of Nicotiana sylvestris chromosome 5, ASM39365v2, whole genome shotgun sequence DNA harbors:
- the LOC138869299 gene encoding uncharacterized protein — translation MNYVANYRGQRQGHQNWGQQTQQQYRPPQPQYNAGNMGGMRPPNNIAPYPRPQGYNNQQQGYHPPQQQHGGRHDDGFARLEAMMQQVIGFTAKINERVDAHDAAIKNIEVQVGQISMSLNNRPQGTLPADTQINPKDQGPKQLMAVSLRNGRDLDEEQERARDNIQAETLIQVPIELDESTRLTDVTIQIAQEEKNTQQEIKKVAEAVEEPRLAKHQKEEQYKKFFEMLKQIQVNIPLIEALKEMPGYAKMMKDLMSRKFDFQDLATVTLTQTCSAVVTRPVAKKLSDPGSFTIPCTIGNFAFAKAL, via the exons ATGAACTATGTTGCTAACTATAGGGGTCAGAGACAGGGACATCAGAACTGGGGTCAGCAGACTCAGCAGCAGTACAGACCACCTCAGCCACAATATAACGCcggaaacatgggaggtatgagaccccccAACAACATTGCACCGTATCCTAGACCACAGGGGTACAACAATCAACAGCAGGGGTACCACCCTCCtcagcagcagcatggtggaagACATGatgatgggtttgctagactggaagcaatgatgcagcaggttattgggttcACTGCGAAGATAAACgagagagtagatgcacatgatgcagctatcaaaaatattgaagtgcaagtgggccaaatttcaatgtctctgaacaatcgtcctcaAGGGACGCTACCTGCAGATACCCAAATCAATCCTAAAGATCAGggcccgaagcagctgatggcagtgagtctcCGTAACGGCAGGGATCTCGACGaagagcaagagagagctcgtgacAATATACAGGCTGAGACACTCATTCAGGTACCCATTGAGCTGGATGAATCCACAAGGCTGACTGATGTGACAATCCAGATTGCTCAAGAAGAAAAGAATACTCAGCAGGAGATCAAAAAAGTAGCTGAAGCAGTTGAAGAGCCG AGGTTGGCCAAGCATCAAAAGGAGGAGCAGTACAAAAAGTTCTTTGAGATGCTCAAGCAAATTCAGGttaatattccattgattgaagctttaaaggagatgcctggatacgcaaaaatgatgaaagatttaatgtcccgaaaatttgacttccaagacttggccacagtgaCACTTACTCAGACGTGCAGTGCAGTTGTAACTAGACCTGTTGCTAAAAAGCTCTCCGATCCAGGGAGTTTTactattccatgcactattggaaACTTTGCTTTTGCGAAAGCACTTTGA